The nucleotide sequence GAGCCGCAGATCCTCCTGCTCGACGAGCCGCTGTCTGCGCTCGATCCGTTCCTGCGGGTGAGGATGCGCGGCGAGTTGAAGCGCCTTCAGCGCGAGCTCGGCATCAGCTTCATCCAGGTCACCCACGGCCAGGAAGAGGCGATGGCGCTCGCCGACCACATCGTGGTGATGAATCACGGCAGGATCGAGCAGCAGGGCGCGGCCCGCGACATCTTCCACCATCCCCGCACCGAATTCGTGGCGCGCTTCATCGGCGGCCACAACGTCCTCAACGACGCCGGCAAGCTCATCGCCGTGCGCGCCGATCAGCTCGGCATCGTGCCGTTCGCTGACGGCTTATTCGGCGCGCCGGCGCTTTTGACCCAGACCGAGTATCAGGGCTCCTACATCGCCGTCTCGCTCACGCTCGACGACGGCACCGCCCTGTTCTCCCACCTCCCCGAGGCTGCCTTCGACGTCCACCCGTTCCGTCCGGGCGATCGCGTGCTGGCCACCTGGGATCCCGCCAAGGCGCAACGCCTGCAATAGCGCCGATCGATCACTGGAATGCGCAACAGAGGAGTGACTGATATGACCGAGACCACCAGGACGAAGGGCGTCAGCCGCCGCACCCTGCTCAAGGGCACAGCGGGTCTCGCCGGCCTTGCCGCCGGCTCCGGCGCGATCACCGGCTTTCCCTATGTGAAGTCGGCCGACGCGAAGGTGCTGCGCTATCTCGGCACCGCCGTGAACGAGGGCGATGACATCTCCAAGCAGTGCCTGAAGGACACCGGCATCAAGATCGAATACATCACCGCGACCACCGACGACGTCACCAAGCGCGTGATGACCCAGCCGAACTCGTTCGACGTGCTGGACACCGAATATTTCTCGCTGAAGAAGCTGGTGCCGTCCGGCAACATCCTTGCCCTCGATGCCAGGAAGATCAAGGAATTCGACAACATCACGCCGGTCTTCACCAAGGGCCAGACGCCCGGCGGCAAGAAGATCGGCAACCAGGGCACCGCGCCCTGGAAGGTGCTCTATCTCGAAGGCAAGGACTCCAAGAAATTCGCGACGTCGGCAACCGAGTTCGTCACGCTGATCCCGACCGTCTACAACGCCGACACGCTCGGCATCCGTCCCGACCTGATCAAGCGGCCGATCAGCTCGTGGTCCGAGCTGCTCAACCCTGAATTCAAGGGCAAGGCCTCGATCCTCAACATCCCCTCGATCGGCATCATGGATGCCGCGATGGTCGTGGAAGCCACCGGCAAGTACAAATATGCCGACAAGGGCAACATGACCAAGGAAGAGATCGATCTCACCATGAAGGTGATGACCGAGGCCAAGAAGGCCGGTCAGTTCCGCGCCTTCTGGAAGGATTTTAATGAGAGCGTGAACCTGATGGCCTCAGGCGAAACGGTGATCCAATCGATGTGGTCGCCGGCGGTGACCAAGGTGCGCTCGATGGGCATCGCCTGCACCTTCCAGCCGCTCAAGGAAGGCTACCGCTCCTGGGCTTCGGGCTTCTGCGTCTCAAAGGGCGTGTCGGGTGCCAAGCTCGAATGGGCCTACGAGTTCGTCAACTGGTTCCTGTCCGGCTATGCCGGCGCCTATCTCAACCGCCAGGGCTACTACTCCGCCGTGCTCTCCACCGCGAAGGCGCACATGGAGCCGTACGAGTGGGCTTACTGGATGGAAGGCAAGGCGGCCGAAAAGGACATCAAGGCGCCCGACGGCTCGCTGCTCGAGAAGGCCGGCGCCGTGCGCGACGGCGGCTCCTATGAGGACCGCATGGGCGGCGTTGCCTGCTGGAACGCCGTGATGGACGAGAACGACTACATGGTCCGCAAGTGGAACGAGTTCATCGCGGCGTAATTTGATGGATACGTCAGAGGACATCCTGCAACAGGCATCCCCGGGCTTGATCCCGGGGTCAGGCACAGCGCGCGCCGCGAAACCGACGCGCCTGTCGCCGTCCTTCATCTCCTGGCTTCAGGCCGGGCCGATGATGCTGGTGTTTCTCGCCTTCTTCCTGATCCCGCTGGTGTTCGTCGTCATCGTCTCGTTCTGGGATTACAACGAATACCAGCTACTGCCGGCCTTCTCGGGCCGAGGCTACACCGACACGTTCGAAGGCTGCATCGCGCAGCTTCCCGATCTCTGTACGATCGGGCGAACCTACGTGATGACGTTGAAGCTGTGCTTCATGGTCTGGGCGATCACGCTGTTCATCGGCTTCTGGGTCGCCTATTTCCTCGCCTTTCATGTGAAGTCCAAGACCTGGCAGATGGGACTGTCGCTGCTCTGCACGATCCCGTTCTGGACCTCCAACGTGATCCGCATGATCGCCTGGATTCCGCTGCTGGGTCGCAACGGCCTCGTCAATTCCGGCCTCGTCAAGA is from Bradyrhizobium xenonodulans and encodes:
- a CDS encoding ABC transporter ATP-binding protein produces the protein MATPAALELVAVTKRYDTTLAVDNVNLKIPAGTYCCLLGPSGCGKTSTLRMIAGHEAVSAGDIILGAQNVTDLEPAKRGTAMMFQSYALFPHLTVLDNVAFALKMRGVDRASRHKRAGELLELVAMSQYAGRLPAQLSGGQQQRVALARALITEPQILLLDEPLSALDPFLRVRMRGELKRLQRELGISFIQVTHGQEEAMALADHIVVMNHGRIEQQGAARDIFHHPRTEFVARFIGGHNVLNDAGKLIAVRADQLGIVPFADGLFGAPALLTQTEYQGSYIAVSLTLDDGTALFSHLPEAAFDVHPFRPGDRVLATWDPAKAQRLQ
- a CDS encoding ABC transporter substrate-binding protein, producing MTETTRTKGVSRRTLLKGTAGLAGLAAGSGAITGFPYVKSADAKVLRYLGTAVNEGDDISKQCLKDTGIKIEYITATTDDVTKRVMTQPNSFDVLDTEYFSLKKLVPSGNILALDARKIKEFDNITPVFTKGQTPGGKKIGNQGTAPWKVLYLEGKDSKKFATSATEFVTLIPTVYNADTLGIRPDLIKRPISSWSELLNPEFKGKASILNIPSIGIMDAAMVVEATGKYKYADKGNMTKEEIDLTMKVMTEAKKAGQFRAFWKDFNESVNLMASGETVIQSMWSPAVTKVRSMGIACTFQPLKEGYRSWASGFCVSKGVSGAKLEWAYEFVNWFLSGYAGAYLNRQGYYSAVLSTAKAHMEPYEWAYWMEGKAAEKDIKAPDGSLLEKAGAVRDGGSYEDRMGGVACWNAVMDENDYMVRKWNEFIAA
- a CDS encoding ABC transporter permease, translated to MDTSEDILQQASPGLIPGSGTARAAKPTRLSPSFISWLQAGPMMLVFLAFFLIPLVFVVIVSFWDYNEYQLLPAFSGRGYTDTFEGCIAQLPDLCTIGRTYVMTLKLCFMVWAITLFIGFWVAYFLAFHVKSKTWQMGLSLLCTIPFWTSNVIRMIAWIPLLGRNGLVNSGLVKTGLINHPLEWLLFSEFSVVLALVHLFTFFMVVPIFNSMVRIDKSLIEAAYDAGATGFQTLVNVIIPLAKPGIVIGSIFVITIVMGDFITIGVMGGQQIAAAGKIIETRVNALQFPAAAANAVILLAITFLIITMMSRIVDIKKEL